A region from the Dinoroseobacter shibae DFL 12 = DSM 16493 genome encodes:
- a CDS encoding TRAP transporter large permease: protein MEWWEAALLMLGMVIGLMALCVPVAFAFLIANLIGAYIFMGGLIGVEQLVANTGEAVSSFVLVTVPMFVLMGNLFFHSGIALKIIETLDRSMGRSTGRLSYISVLCGTIFAALSGSNMANTAMMGGLLLPQMEERKYQRHMSIGPIIGSGGLALLIPPSTLAVLLGSIAQISIADLLLAGVLPGLVLALLYVATIWLQLRRNPQAAPAYDVVTAPFWEKIRLICTYILPMSLVVFCVVGLILLGITTPSEAAAFGVLSVLVLSILYGRFSWDMVAKSLEGTLRVSVMVFFIIIASKTFSQVLAFSGATSGMIAWATSYEFAPITMLLIMFVVLLILGMFVDAISMMLLTIPIFFPIAAAMGFDPIWFGLVMLLAIEMSGTTPPFGLLLFVMQGVAPPGTTYWTIVRAAAPYLICDLILLVGLIAVPALALWLPGLRF, encoded by the coding sequence ATGGAATGGTGGGAAGCGGCCCTTCTGATGCTCGGGATGGTGATCGGGCTGATGGCGCTTTGTGTGCCGGTGGCCTTTGCCTTCCTCATCGCGAACCTGATCGGGGCCTATATCTTCATGGGCGGGCTGATCGGGGTCGAGCAGCTGGTCGCCAATACCGGGGAGGCTGTGTCGAGCTTCGTGCTGGTCACGGTGCCGATGTTCGTGCTGATGGGGAACCTGTTTTTCCATTCCGGCATCGCGCTGAAGATCATCGAGACGCTCGACCGATCCATGGGCCGCTCCACCGGGCGGCTCAGCTACATATCCGTTCTCTGCGGAACAATCTTCGCCGCCCTGTCGGGGTCCAACATGGCCAACACGGCGATGATGGGGGGGCTGCTGCTGCCGCAGATGGAAGAACGGAAGTACCAGCGCCATATGTCCATCGGCCCGATCATCGGCTCGGGGGGACTGGCACTGCTGATCCCGCCCTCGACACTCGCGGTGCTCTTGGGCTCCATCGCGCAGATCAGCATCGCGGACCTGCTGCTGGCGGGTGTGCTGCCGGGGCTGGTGCTCGCGCTGCTCTACGTGGCGACGATCTGGCTGCAACTGCGGCGCAACCCTCAGGCCGCGCCCGCCTATGACGTGGTGACCGCGCCGTTCTGGGAAAAGATCCGCCTGATCTGCACCTATATCCTGCCCATGTCTCTGGTGGTGTTCTGTGTTGTCGGGTTGATCCTGCTGGGCATCACCACCCCGTCGGAGGCCGCGGCCTTCGGCGTGCTGTCGGTGCTTGTGCTGTCGATCCTTTATGGCCGGTTCTCATGGGACATGGTCGCGAAATCCCTCGAAGGCACCCTGCGCGTGTCGGTCATGGTGTTCTTCATCATCATCGCCTCGAAAACCTTCAGCCAGGTGCTGGCGTTTTCCGGGGCGACCTCGGGGATGATCGCATGGGCGACCTCCTACGAATTCGCGCCGATCACCATGCTGTTGATCATGTTCGTCGTGCTGCTGATCCTGGGGATGTTCGTCGATGCGATCTCGATGATGCTGCTGACGATCCCGATCTTCTTTCCCATCGCCGCCGCCATGGGGTTCGATCCGATCTGGTTCGGCCTCGTGATGCTGCTGGCCATCGAGATGAGCGGAACGACACCGCCCTTTGGCCTGTTGTTGTTCGTGATGCAGGGGGTGGCGCCGCCGGGCACGACCTATTGGACCATCGTGCGGGCGGCCGCGCCTTACCTGATCTGTGACCTGATCCTGCTGGTCGGGCTGATCGCGGTGCCTGCGCTGGCGCTGTGGCTGCCGGGGCTGAGGTTCTGA
- a CDS encoding TRAP transporter small permease, giving the protein MNGFWRGFDKLLNGLAIFAALIIPFMFVSIVYDVTTRTLRMFQINWVVAITEYALLYATALAAPWLLREKGHVSMEALRTLMPARVTGPIEKAVVVLCAVACAIVTAFAIPITIQNIGVGDMRANFLDRWLLFVPVVICFALCTVQFIRMLVTRESLYKGVSADQEGL; this is encoded by the coding sequence ATGAACGGGTTTTGGCGGGGCTTCGACAAGCTCCTGAACGGGCTGGCGATTTTCGCGGCACTCATCATCCCGTTCATGTTCGTCTCGATCGTCTACGACGTGACCACGCGCACCCTGCGCATGTTCCAGATCAACTGGGTGGTGGCGATCACCGAATACGCGCTGCTCTATGCCACCGCGCTCGCGGCCCCGTGGCTCTTGCGCGAGAAAGGCCATGTGTCGATGGAGGCGCTGCGGACACTGATGCCCGCGCGCGTCACCGGCCCCATCGAGAAGGCGGTGGTGGTCTTGTGCGCGGTGGCCTGCGCCATCGTCACCGCCTTCGCCATTCCGATCACGATCCAGAATATCGGCGTGGGAGATATGCGCGCGAATTTCCTCGACCGCTGGCTCCTGTTCGTGCCGGTGGTGATCTGTTTCGCCCTCTGCACGGTGCAGTTCATCCGGATGCTTGTGACCCGCGAGAGCCTCTACAAGGGTGTTTCCGCCGACCAGGAAGGTCTCTGA
- a CDS encoding C4-dicarboxylate ABC transporter substrate-binding protein codes for MTLHTRLLAAGAALLLAAPALSQEARLSVVYSLPATNDLMQSYFAFVEDVNANGAGILQIDLRGGTEILPRNEQMNAVSRGIIDLYFGPAGYYQRQVPELTPLDAAAVPADKLRAAGLHDAIDAGTRERAGVAFLGAMGTGYNFQFYTITEPKIDDDGTMDFSGLKIRGGASYDPMYQALGIARVDVPAGDIYTALERGLVEGIGFTTIGVSSGGWQDFLRYRIFPTWRQGNTIIAANAAKFDGLTEEQRAYLMEMIQKHEMLAYDAAKALEAVDTAALAEAGVQDVVLEGAGAAEVTAAFQDTFWVNVAETLGEDAAAKYRAIIDAANGS; via the coding sequence ATGACACTGCATACCCGACTTCTCGCCGCCGGCGCGGCCCTTCTTCTGGCGGCCCCGGCGCTGTCCCAGGAGGCCCGGCTGAGCGTGGTCTACTCGCTGCCTGCGACAAACGACCTGATGCAAAGCTATTTCGCCTTCGTCGAGGACGTGAACGCCAATGGCGCGGGCATCCTGCAAATCGACCTGCGCGGCGGCACCGAGATCCTGCCCCGGAACGAGCAGATGAACGCGGTCTCGCGCGGGATCATCGACCTCTATTTCGGGCCGGCAGGCTATTACCAGCGCCAGGTGCCGGAGCTGACCCCGCTCGACGCCGCCGCGGTGCCTGCCGACAAGCTGCGCGCCGCGGGGCTGCACGACGCCATCGATGCCGGCACGCGGGAGCGCGCGGGCGTGGCGTTCCTGGGCGCGATGGGGACGGGATACAATTTCCAGTTCTACACCATCACCGAGCCCAAGATCGACGATGACGGCACGATGGATTTCTCGGGGCTCAAGATCCGCGGCGGCGCATCCTATGACCCGATGTACCAGGCGCTCGGCATCGCCCGGGTCGATGTGCCCGCGGGCGATATCTATACCGCGCTGGAACGCGGGCTGGTCGAGGGGATCGGGTTCACCACCATCGGGGTCAGCTCCGGCGGATGGCAGGATTTCCTGCGCTACCGGATCTTCCCGACCTGGCGCCAGGGCAACACGATCATCGCCGCGAACGCCGCGAAATTCGACGGGCTGACCGAGGAGCAGCGCGCCTACCTGATGGAGATGATCCAGAAGCACGAGATGCTGGCCTATGACGCCGCCAAGGCGCTGGAGGCGGTGGATACCGCCGCCCTGGCCGAGGCGGGCGTGCAGGATGTCGTGCTCGAAGGCGCGGGCGCCGCCGAGGTCACCGCCGCCTTCCAGGACACGTTCTGGGTCAACGTGGCCGAGACCCTGGGCGAGGACGCGGCCGCCAAGTACCGCGCCATCATCGACGCGGCCAACGGCAGCTGA
- a CDS encoding GntR family transcriptional regulator → MSTTPPRMNAAEAAYRTIRAKIVSGELAEGERLTEKRLSKDLGLSRTPIREAVGRLILEGFVERQSGYTTRVARFPEDEIAQVFEIRGVLEAYSARRAARHARPDDIAEMREVYAVMAANSPPRSEAAYQVLTEANERFHKIILRAAQSPKLTALMTMALDVGMVVRTYRIFTEADLTRSLHHHGELIDAIAARAPDWAESVMRAHLLAGAARVAEHTGDIGQKTPPPDVKAAE, encoded by the coding sequence ATGTCCACCACCCCCCCGCGCATGAACGCCGCCGAAGCGGCCTACCGGACGATCCGGGCCAAGATCGTGTCGGGCGAGTTGGCGGAGGGGGAGCGGCTGACCGAGAAGCGGCTCTCCAAGGACCTGGGCCTGTCGCGCACCCCGATCCGCGAGGCGGTCGGGCGGCTGATCCTCGAAGGCTTCGTCGAGCGGCAATCGGGCTATACCACCCGGGTCGCGCGCTTCCCCGAGGACGAGATCGCCCAGGTCTTCGAGATCCGCGGCGTGCTGGAGGCCTATTCCGCCCGCCGCGCGGCCCGGCACGCCCGGCCCGATGACATCGCCGAGATGCGCGAGGTCTACGCGGTGATGGCGGCCAACTCGCCGCCCCGCTCCGAGGCTGCCTACCAGGTGCTGACCGAGGCGAATGAGCGGTTTCACAAGATCATCCTGCGCGCGGCCCAGTCGCCCAAGCTCACCGCGCTGATGACCATGGCGCTCGATGTGGGGATGGTGGTGCGGACCTACCGGATCTTCACCGAGGCCGACCTGACCCGCAGCCTGCACCACCATGGCGAGCTGATCGATGCCATCGCCGCCCGCGCCCCCGACTGGGCCGAGAGCGTCATGCGCGCCCACCTGCTGGCCGGGGCGGCGCGGGTGGCCGAGCATACGGGCGATATCGGGCAGAAGACGCCGCCGCCGGATGTGAAGGCCGCCGAATGA
- a CDS encoding HpcH/HpaI aldolase/citrate lyase family protein, whose product MTAPRALRSFLFAPANRPAIFDKARGSGADAVCLDLEDAVPPDQKATARAPALEWLVQAADPGCGVRINGLRTPEGLADIAALCAARPGPGFVLLPKVGAAAEVQIAAEALEAAGSDLSLGALIETAEGLEAVARIARASDRLSFLLFGAVDLAADLGVDGSDAALAYARGRVVHAGRAAGRPVLDVPALDFRDLAAVGQAAARAKAHGFSGKAAIHPSNIAVINDAFTPGAEEIAEAQEVLALYEASPNGLAVRNGKLIEKPVIRAMEARLALARAAGRL is encoded by the coding sequence ATGACCGCGCCGCGCGCCCTGCGCTCGTTTCTGTTCGCCCCGGCCAACCGACCCGCGATCTTCGACAAGGCGCGCGGGTCGGGCGCCGATGCGGTCTGCCTCGATCTCGAGGACGCGGTGCCGCCGGACCAGAAGGCCACCGCCCGCGCCCCGGCGCTGGAATGGCTGGTGCAGGCGGCGGACCCGGGCTGCGGGGTGCGGATCAACGGGTTGCGCACGCCCGAGGGGCTGGCCGATATCGCCGCACTCTGTGCCGCGCGCCCGGGGCCGGGCTTTGTCCTTCTGCCCAAGGTCGGCGCCGCGGCGGAGGTGCAGATCGCCGCCGAAGCGCTGGAGGCCGCGGGCAGCGACCTGTCGCTTGGCGCGCTGATCGAGACCGCCGAAGGGCTGGAGGCGGTGGCACGGATCGCGCGGGCCTCCGACCGACTGAGCTTCCTGCTCTTCGGTGCGGTGGATCTCGCGGCCGATCTCGGCGTGGACGGCTCGGATGCGGCGCTCGCCTATGCCCGGGGGCGCGTGGTCCATGCGGGGCGCGCGGCGGGGCGCCCGGTGCTCGACGTGCCCGCGCTGGATTTCCGCGACCTGGCGGCGGTGGGCCAGGCGGCGGCGCGCGCCAAGGCACACGGGTTTTCCGGCAAGGCGGCGATCCACCCGTCGAACATCGCGGTGATCAACGACGCCTTCACCCCCGGCGCGGAGGAGATCGCCGAGGCGCAAGAGGTTCTCGCCCTGTACGAAGCATCACCCAACGGGCTGGCCGTGCGCAACGGCAAGCTGATCGAGAAGCCGGTGATCCGCGCGATGGAGGCGCGGCTGGCGCTGGCGCGCGCGGCGGGGCGGCTGTGA
- a CDS encoding amidase family protein: MTDAARLRALDDRFAFLEDPSTQVIPGSGTGPLAGLRIGVKSNIAVAGQAWTAGIAGRGEVLAEADAEVIARLRAAGADLLPGLTMDEAALGAATETSGLRATQNPFAPGHSVGGSSGGAAAAVACGAVPVALGSDTLGSVRIPAAYCGVLGFKPGAGVLPLGGVVPLDPALDTLGLLARRVADLRAVYAVLAPEAVAETAQVVQLAPQADVACAPEVQTALARAARLLDASGPDRLEGWEAEALRMAAFTRVCAAAATTLADQPIASVAVRSAMAYGARLTPDGLARAEALCDRVAAALRARLPPGTVALTPTTPTPAFARGTPPPADQASFTVLANLAGLPAISVPMGPASVQLMAGPGQEGTLLALADRLSAA; encoded by the coding sequence GTGACCGACGCGGCGCGGCTGCGGGCGCTGGACGACCGCTTCGCCTTTCTCGAAGACCCCTCGACCCAGGTGATACCGGGGTCGGGCACGGGGCCTCTGGCCGGGCTCCGCATCGGGGTCAAATCCAACATCGCCGTGGCCGGGCAGGCCTGGACCGCCGGGATCGCCGGGCGCGGCGAGGTGCTGGCCGAGGCCGATGCCGAGGTCATCGCGCGTCTGCGCGCCGCCGGGGCCGACCTGCTGCCGGGGCTGACCATGGACGAGGCCGCCCTGGGGGCGGCGACCGAGACGAGCGGCCTGCGCGCAACGCAAAACCCCTTTGCCCCGGGCCACAGCGTCGGTGGCAGCTCCGGCGGCGCGGCGGCGGCGGTGGCCTGCGGCGCGGTGCCCGTGGCGCTGGGCAGCGACACGCTGGGCTCCGTGCGGATCCCGGCGGCCTATTGTGGCGTGCTGGGCTTCAAGCCGGGGGCAGGGGTGCTGCCGCTGGGCGGGGTGGTCCCGCTGGACCCCGCGCTCGACACGCTGGGCCTTTTGGCGCGGCGGGTGGCGGATCTGCGCGCGGTCTACGCGGTGCTGGCGCCGGAGGCCGTGGCCGAAACGGCGCAGGTGGTGCAGCTTGCCCCGCAAGCGGACGTGGCCTGCGCGCCCGAGGTGCAGACGGCCCTGGCGCGCGCGGCGCGGCTGCTCGACGCCAGCGGTCCCGACCGGCTGGAGGGGTGGGAGGCGGAGGCGCTGCGCATGGCGGCCTTCACGCGGGTCTGCGCCGCGGCGGCCACGACCCTCGCCGATCAGCCGATTGCCAGCGTCGCGGTGCGCAGCGCCATGGCCTACGGCGCGCGGCTCACCCCCGACGGGCTGGCCCGGGCCGAGGCGCTCTGCGACCGGGTCGCCGCGGCCCTGCGCGCGCGGCTCCCCCCTGGCACCGTGGCGCTGACCCCGACCACGCCGACCCCGGCCTTTGCCCGGGGCACCCCGCCGCCCGCCGATCAGGCCAGCTTCACGGTGCTTGCCAATCTCGCCGGTCTGCCCGCGATCTCGGTGCCGATGGGGCCTGCGTCGGTGCAGCTCATGGCCGGGCCGGGGCAGGAGGGCACGCTTCTCGCCCTCGCCGACCGGCTGAGCGCGGCCTAG
- a CDS encoding FAS1-like dehydratase domain-containing protein has protein sequence MTTRTTTAPQTPHPATGQTETTRDRIDLRQATHLELTLDRAPVLAEGYALPPFWQYLYFNPKIRASDLGPDGHERLGRFLPDLGLPRRMWAGGRMDWHRPLLIGSRAEKTSTIGEVRLKQGRSGRLGFVTVTHDFADADGLCLTETQNIVYRDPPAPDAPPPAPTEAPGDAAWSQRITPDPVMLFRYSALIFYGHRIHYDADYTREVEGYPGLVVHGPLTATLLIAFGQAQSGDRPLRAATIRAVSPLFAPEAFWIEGKPTEGGARMWARTEAGHLAMTIDLEFAG, from the coding sequence GTGACGACCCGGACCACCACAGCCCCCCAGACGCCCCACCCCGCCACCGGCCAGACCGAGACCACCCGGGACCGGATCGACCTGCGCCAGGCCACCCACCTGGAGCTGACGCTGGACCGCGCGCCGGTGCTGGCCGAGGGCTACGCGCTGCCGCCCTTCTGGCAATACCTCTATTTCAACCCCAAGATCCGCGCCTCGGATCTCGGACCGGACGGGCATGAGCGGCTGGGCCGGTTCCTGCCCGATCTCGGCCTGCCGCGGCGGATGTGGGCCGGGGGGCGGATGGACTGGCATCGCCCGCTGCTGATCGGCAGCCGGGCGGAGAAGACCTCCACCATCGGGGAGGTGCGGCTGAAACAGGGCCGGTCGGGGCGGCTGGGCTTCGTGACCGTGACCCATGATTTTGCCGATGCGGACGGGCTGTGCCTGACCGAGACCCAGAACATCGTCTATCGCGACCCGCCCGCCCCGGATGCGCCGCCGCCCGCGCCCACCGAGGCCCCCGGGGACGCGGCCTGGTCGCAGCGGATCACGCCGGACCCGGTGATGCTGTTTCGGTATTCCGCGCTGATCTTCTATGGCCACCGCATCCATTACGACGCGGATTACACGCGGGAGGTCGAGGGGTATCCGGGCCTGGTGGTCCACGGACCGCTGACCGCGACGCTGCTCATTGCCTTCGGGCAGGCGCAATCTGGCGACCGGCCCCTGCGGGCGGCGACGATCCGCGCGGTCAGCCCGCTCTTCGCGCCGGAGGCGTTCTGGATCGAGGGCAAGCCGACGGAGGGCGGCGCGCGCATGTGGGCGCGGACCGAGGCCGGCCATCTGGCGATGACCATCGACCTGGAATTTGCAGGCTAG